The following are encoded in a window of Collinsella aerofaciens genomic DNA:
- a CDS encoding IS3 family transposase has protein sequence MTRAKAEAVAALRAEGHALGHLLACAELKRSTYYYALAHPPRPTRPELWEAAAEIFSRTANGCGHRQIAMCLRAEEGTVIADKTVLKMMREMGIRCGIRRETAYHRYNSYRGVVGRTFENVIARDFDAGAPWRKLGTDVTEFKVAGGKAYWAPTLDFCTKEIVASDISTTPDMAQQVRMLDELLSKIPEGAAPTMHSDRGWQYQHASYTSRLEAAGIVQSMSRKANCIDNAATEQLFGHVKDEFYRGREWETFEDFKRDLEEYIVHWNTSRRQVRLKGLTPEEFRNQALAA, from the coding sequence CTGACCAGGGCGAAGGCCGAAGCGGTCGCGGCCCTGCGCGCCGAGGGGCACGCGCTCGGGCACTTGCTCGCATGCGCCGAGCTCAAGCGGTCGACCTACTACTACGCCCTCGCGCACCCGCCGAGGCCCACGCGCCCCGAGCTCTGGGAGGCGGCCGCCGAGATCTTCTCGCGCACCGCCAACGGCTGCGGGCACCGGCAGATAGCGATGTGCCTCAGGGCGGAAGAGGGGACCGTGATAGCCGACAAGACCGTGCTCAAGATGATGCGCGAGATGGGGATTCGCTGCGGTATCAGACGCGAGACGGCCTACCACAGGTACAACTCGTACAGGGGCGTCGTCGGCAGGACGTTCGAGAACGTGATCGCGAGGGATTTCGACGCCGGGGCCCCGTGGCGGAAGCTGGGAACGGACGTCACCGAGTTCAAGGTGGCGGGCGGCAAGGCCTACTGGGCCCCGACGCTGGACTTCTGCACCAAGGAGATCGTGGCGAGCGACATATCGACCACGCCCGACATGGCCCAGCAGGTCAGGATGCTCGACGAGCTGCTGTCCAAGATCCCCGAGGGCGCCGCCCCGACCATGCACTCGGACCGGGGCTGGCAGTACCAGCACGCCTCGTACACATCCAGGCTCGAGGCCGCCGGCATCGTCCAGAGCATGTCCAGGAAGGCGAACTGCATCGACAACGCCGCCACCGAGCAGCTCTTCGGCCACGTCAAGGACGAGTTCTACCGGGGCCGCGAGTGGGAGACGTTCGAGGATTTCAAACGCGACCTGGAGGAATACATAGTCCACTGGAACACGAGCCGGAGGCAGGTAAGATTGAAGGGCCTGACCCCGGAGGAGTTCCGGAATCAGGCCCTCGCGGCCTAG
- a CDS encoding helix-turn-helix domain-containing protein: MRVDLRVKHDIEARKAAIGLFELGHGYKSAAIALSLPVEAVRRWQEIYRAFGSEVLLRMDGKQGRYTYEQKVAAASAVVDGGMTKTEAMAAFGIMSMSPLKKWCALYRRGGAEALRPRPKGRPKGSKARPRTREEELEERCRRLEAEVAYLKKLRALVERDGL, encoded by the coding sequence ATGCGCGTTGATTTGAGAGTGAAGCATGATATCGAGGCCAGGAAGGCGGCCATAGGGCTCTTCGAGCTCGGGCACGGGTATAAATCTGCCGCGATTGCCCTTTCGCTTCCCGTGGAAGCCGTGAGAAGATGGCAGGAGATATACCGCGCATTCGGGAGCGAGGTGCTGCTGCGCATGGACGGAAAGCAGGGCAGGTACACATACGAGCAGAAGGTCGCCGCCGCCTCCGCCGTCGTCGACGGCGGCATGACGAAGACCGAGGCGATGGCGGCGTTCGGCATAATGTCGATGTCGCCGCTCAAGAAGTGGTGCGCGCTATACCGCCGGGGCGGCGCGGAGGCCCTGCGCCCGAGGCCCAAGGGCCGGCCGAAGGGTTCCAAGGCGAGGCCGCGGACCCGCGAGGAGGAGCTCGAGGAGCGGTGCCGTAGGCTCGAGGCCGAGGTGGCCTACCTAAAAAAATTACGCGCCCTGGTCGAGAGGGACGGGCTCTGA